The Ascaphus truei isolate aAscTru1 chromosome 11, aAscTru1.hap1, whole genome shotgun sequence genome includes a window with the following:
- the LOC142463607 gene encoding uncharacterized protein LOC142463607, which translates to MENVEEKSTVENMEEKSPVENMEEKSTVENMEEKSTVENMEEKLSIEEKSPMENVEEKSPMKEKPSMENVEEKSSAKETKRLREEIRRFSFDNCALGNQGYNRVLLQLFGCTGHGKSSFINSCKYVLEDREYVMHAEANAGHSSVTMERRAYPLTDTITIVDNRPCTMDNAKMGEVYAQLGNFVPLNENVRRQSTSVEMVRRLENAEPNYTDFIVPVYVQSVRECVRIAEWEQAEFKTIFKNCRDLTGVFPIIVLTNKTSGNYFKIEEKFRCLGAEVVFALENYTQEDQMKTRKRHTGILQFLQHVLEDVSFWMEQERNPEKERADRKMFLLKFIRDRERAGKKDEMEKLQKEKARRNN; encoded by the exons ATGGAAAATGTGGAAGAGAAATCCACAGTGGAAAATATGGAAGAGAAATCACCAGTGGAAAATATGGAAGAGAAATCCACAGTGGAAAATATGGAAGAGAAATCCACAGTGGAAAATATGGAAGAGAAATTGTCAATAGAAGAGAAATCGCCAATGGAAAATGTGGAAGAGAAATCGCCAATGAAAGAGAAACCGTCAATGGAAAATGTGGAAGAGAAATCATCGGCAAAGGAAACGAAACGGCTCCGAGAGGAGATCCGTAGATTCAGCTTTGATAACTGTGCTCTGGGGAACCAGGGCTATAACCGGGTCCTCCTGCAGCTGTTTGGGTGCACCGGTCATGGCAAGTCCTCCTTCATCAACTCCTGTAAGTACGTCCTGGAGGACAGAGAGTATGTAATGCATGCAGAGGCTAATGCAGGGCATAGTTCAGTCACCATGGAGAGAAGAGCCTATCCCCTTACTGACACCATCACCATAGTGGACAACAGACCGTGTACCATGGACAACGCTAAGATGGGAGAGGTTTATGCCCAGCTCG GTAACTTCGTCCCTCTGAATGAGAACGTGCGTCGGCAAAGCACATCTGTAGAGATGGTCCGCAGGCTGGAAAATGCTGAACCCAATTACACAGACTTTATTGTTCCAGTATATGTCCAAAG CGTGCGGGAATGTGTGCGTATCGCAGAGTGGGAACAGGCAGAATTCAAAACTATCTTTAAGAATTGCCGAGACCTAACAG GAGTCTTCCCCATCATTGTCCTCACCAACAAAACAAGTGGAAATTACTTTAAGATAGAAGAGAAGTTCAGATGCTTGGGGGCAGAGGTGGTGTTTGCTTTGGAGAATTACACTCAAGAGGACCAAATGAAAACCAGAAAGAGACACACTGGGATCCTACAGTTTCTTCAGCATGTTTTGGAAGATGTCAGCTTTTGGATGGAGCAGGAAAGAAACCCGGAGAAAGAACGTGCTGATAGGAAGATGTTTCTGCTCAAATTTATACGTGATCGGGAGAGAGCAGGGAAAAAGGATGAGATGGAAAAACTGCAGAAAGAAAAAGCAAGGAGGAATAATTAG